The proteins below come from a single Parageobacillus toebii NBRC 107807 genomic window:
- the typA gene encoding translational GTPase TypA, with protein MTRREDLRNIAIIAHVDHGKTTLVDQLLRQSGTFRANEHVEERALDRNDLERERGITILAKNTAIRYKGMRINILDTPGHADFGGEVERIMRLVDGVLLVVDAYEGCMPQTRFVLKKALEQQLTPIVVINKIDREFARPEEVVDEVIDLFIELGASEDQLEFPVVYTSALNGTASLDPHKQEADMTALFETIIKHIPAPIDNREEPLQFQVALLDYNEYVGRIGIGRIFRGTMKVGQQVALMKLDGSVKTFRVTKLFGFIGLKRIEITEAEAGDIVAVAGMEDINVGETVCPLDHQEALPPLRIDEPTLKMTFLVNNSPFAGREGKYVTARKLEERLRTQLETDVSLRVENTDSPDAWIVSGRGELHLSILIENLRREGYELQVSKPEVIMKEIGGVLCEPVERVIIDIPEEYTGAIMESIGMRKGELVDMIHNENGQVRLIFMVPSRGLIGYRTEFMSLTRGYGILNHSFDHYAPAQSGQVGGRRQGVLISMETGKATAYGIMQVEDRGTIFVEPGTEVYEGMIVGEHTRENDLVVNICKEKHVTNIRSSTKEQTVTMKKPRLMTLEEALEYLNDDEYCEVTPKSIRLRKKILNKSEREKMEKKKKAAKQAK; from the coding sequence TTGACAAGAAGAGAAGATCTTCGTAATATTGCCATTATTGCTCACGTTGATCATGGTAAAACAACGTTAGTCGATCAATTGCTGCGTCAATCGGGAACGTTTCGTGCCAATGAACATGTCGAGGAACGCGCATTAGATCGAAACGATTTAGAAAGAGAACGCGGGATTACCATTTTAGCCAAAAATACAGCGATTCGTTATAAAGGAATGCGCATTAATATTTTAGATACGCCAGGACATGCCGATTTCGGCGGGGAAGTAGAACGAATTATGCGGCTTGTGGATGGTGTTTTGCTTGTCGTTGACGCGTATGAGGGGTGTATGCCGCAAACGCGCTTTGTGCTGAAAAAGGCGCTCGAACAACAGCTTACTCCCATTGTCGTTATCAATAAAATTGACCGGGAGTTTGCGCGACCAGAGGAAGTGGTCGATGAAGTCATCGATTTATTTATCGAATTAGGCGCGTCGGAAGATCAGCTTGAGTTTCCGGTTGTATACACCTCAGCATTAAACGGTACGGCAAGTTTGGACCCTCACAAACAAGAAGCGGATATGACCGCATTGTTCGAAACGATTATTAAGCATATTCCTGCACCGATTGATAATCGGGAAGAACCGTTGCAATTTCAAGTGGCGTTGCTTGATTACAATGAGTACGTTGGGCGCATCGGAATTGGCCGTATCTTTCGCGGCACGATGAAAGTCGGACAACAAGTAGCGCTGATGAAACTAGATGGTTCTGTCAAAACGTTTCGTGTAACAAAATTATTTGGGTTTATCGGCTTAAAGAGGATCGAAATCACGGAAGCAGAAGCAGGAGATATTGTTGCAGTGGCGGGAATGGAAGACATTAACGTCGGGGAAACGGTATGTCCATTGGATCATCAGGAAGCGTTGCCGCCGCTTCGCATTGATGAACCAACATTGAAAATGACGTTTTTAGTCAATAATAGCCCATTTGCCGGACGCGAAGGAAAATATGTGACGGCGAGAAAGTTGGAAGAACGCCTGCGCACTCAATTGGAGACGGACGTAAGCTTGCGGGTGGAAAACACTGATTCTCCTGATGCGTGGATTGTTTCTGGACGAGGAGAGCTTCATTTATCGATCTTAATTGAAAATTTGCGGCGGGAAGGTTATGAACTGCAAGTATCTAAGCCGGAAGTCATTATGAAAGAAATCGGCGGAGTGCTTTGTGAGCCGGTCGAACGGGTAATCATTGATATTCCTGAAGAATATACCGGGGCGATCATGGAATCGATCGGTATGCGCAAAGGCGAGCTGGTGGATATGATCCATAACGAAAACGGACAAGTTCGTCTCATCTTTATGGTGCCTTCGCGCGGTTTAATCGGCTATCGAACAGAATTTATGTCATTGACACGCGGATACGGAATTTTAAACCATTCATTTGACCATTATGCGCCGGCACAAAGCGGACAGGTAGGCGGCCGCCGCCAAGGGGTATTAATTTCCATGGAGACAGGAAAAGCGACGGCATATGGAATTATGCAAGTGGAAGACCGCGGTACCATTTTTGTGGAGCCTGGAACCGAAGTGTACGAAGGAATGATTGTTGGCGAGCATACGCGCGAAAACGATTTAGTCGTCAACATTTGTAAAGAAAAACATGTAACAAACATCCGTTCTTCGACAAAAGAGCAAACCGTTACGATGAAAAAGCCGCGTTTGATGACGCTCGAAGAAGCGTTGGAATACTTAAATGATGATGAGTATTGTGAAGTAACACCAAAGTCGATTCGCCTGCGCAAAAAAATATTGAACAAAAGCGAGCGAGAAAAAATGGAAAAGAAAAAGAAAGCCGCTAAGCAGGCGAAATAG
- a CDS encoding YlaH-like family protein — MKVIERLTFFASLYKVHTNPEQGMWLLYITILILSVIVYRLGFAKKLPLLKNVIIYVLLALGCTILTFFAVFLPVAEGLVVAALVLVIYKIRLYQSKKHEVNEQK, encoded by the coding sequence GTGAAAGTTATAGAGCGCCTTACCTTTTTTGCTTCGTTATATAAAGTGCATACAAATCCAGAACAAGGAATGTGGCTTCTTTATATTACCATATTGATTTTATCGGTTATTGTTTATCGCCTTGGTTTTGCGAAAAAATTGCCATTGTTGAAAAATGTCATTATTTATGTGCTGTTAGCATTAGGCTGCACGATTTTAACGTTTTTTGCGGTATTTTTACCTGTCGCGGAAGGGTTGGTCGTTGCGGCTCTCGTATTAGTGATTTATAAAATTCGTCTATATCAATCGAAAAAGCATGAGGTAAATGAACAAAAATAA
- a CDS encoding YlaI family protein produces the protein MRVKCVLCDRIDTIDDESLLAKRLRNRPIHTYMCEECYHRIAEKTKARLATGKFRIYRSKLPNDEW, from the coding sequence ATGAGAGTCAAATGTGTTCTTTGCGACCGAATTGATACGATCGACGATGAATCATTGCTTGCGAAACGGCTGCGCAACCGTCCTATTCACACATACATGTGCGAGGAATGTTATCATCGGATTGCCGAAAAAACAAAGGCGCGCCTAGCAACCGGAAAATTTCGTATATATCGCTCGAAACTGCCAAACGATGAATGGTAA
- a CDS encoding pyridoxamine 5'-phosphate oxidase family protein, whose product MPNKVEPALTEPLFQALQKERFVTIATIDHETGGPNVSAISWIYAPNEEHIYFAVDNRSRIIQNIRNNPSIVVNIIANESTYSISGKAHIKAEKIEGVPLKLALVDIAISEVRDVMFYGSKIVEEPKYEKTYDAQAAAKLDNQVMTALRNA is encoded by the coding sequence ATGCCAAATAAAGTTGAACCTGCATTAACGGAACCGTTATTTCAAGCATTACAAAAAGAACGTTTTGTAACTATAGCGACTATCGACCATGAAACGGGAGGGCCAAATGTCAGCGCGATTTCATGGATTTACGCCCCTAACGAAGAGCATATTTATTTTGCTGTCGACAATCGTTCCCGAATTATCCAAAACATTCGTAATAATCCGTCTATTGTTGTGAATATTATCGCTAACGAATCAACCTACTCGATTAGCGGGAAAGCGCATATTAAAGCAGAGAAAATAGAGGGCGTTCCGCTTAAGTTGGCATTAGTGGATATTGCTATTAGTGAAGTGCGTGATGTTATGTTTTACGGTTCCAAAATTGTAGAAGAACCAAAATATGAAAAAACGTACGATGCGCAAGCGGCAGCTAAACTGGACAATCAAGTAATGACTGCTCTTCGCAATGCATAA
- a CDS encoding YhcN/YlaJ family sporulation lipoprotein — translation MNWSRYLLIAICIGLLGGCNIGNDEAGRDADRSLVRVRNTVDEKVTNKSGQEIAHRLANLAKRVPNVNDATALVVGKYAIVGIDIDANIDASRVGTIKYSVAETLQKDPYGANSIIIADPDLYTRLKNIVNQVDNGRPVQAFMNEIADIVGRVMPEVPSDLFETTPPEPTEQNDSQLNKREEEQLNNHQEKQSNEYLNK, via the coding sequence ATGAACTGGAGCCGATATTTGCTTATAGCGATATGTATTGGTTTATTAGGTGGGTGCAATATAGGAAATGACGAAGCGGGGCGCGATGCGGATCGCTCGCTTGTCCGTGTACGAAATACGGTTGATGAAAAAGTAACGAATAAATCCGGACAAGAAATTGCCCATCGTCTAGCGAATTTAGCTAAGCGCGTTCCAAACGTAAACGATGCTACCGCTCTTGTTGTCGGAAAATACGCGATCGTTGGTATTGATATTGATGCAAATATCGACGCTTCACGTGTCGGCACAATTAAATATTCTGTCGCAGAAACGTTGCAAAAAGATCCGTATGGAGCAAATTCAATCATCATTGCCGACCCCGATTTATACACTCGGTTAAAAAATATTGTCAATCAAGTTGATAATGGGCGGCCTGTTCAAGCATTTATGAACGAAATCGCGGATATCGTCGGACGCGTCATGCCGGAAGTTCCGAGCGATTTGTTTGAAACAACGCCACCGGAACCAACCGAACAAAATGATTCGCAATTAAATAAGCGTGAGGAAGAACAGCTTAATAACCATCAAGAAAAACAGTCCAACGAATATTTAAATAAATAA